In one Roseburia intestinalis L1-82 genomic region, the following are encoded:
- a CDS encoding TIGR02680 family protein produces MNSRWQANKIGLINFWYYDEQEFPFVKGRMLLRGSNGSGKSVTMQSVVPLLLDGNMSPERLDPFGSRDRKMSSYLLEENDGREERTGYLYLEFKRKDSETYLTIGMGIRAKRNKPLDKWYFSLTDGRRIGKDFFLYKDMGEKVTLSKKELENRVAEGGRVFDRQADYMDYVNRQIFGFETADEYKEMVDLLIQLRTPKLSKDFKPSVINDILSDSLQPLSDEDLRPMSEAIENMDMMNMNLKGRREARGAAEKINAVFQKYNKLLLCEKADRYERTKQRLQKAAAEQKAYEDKYAECNRKIEELETEILQMNQKKETLEKEKESLNKSDAVALKGREAQLTKELEAHDKILADKKSFLAAKEAQYRDVTNQIKEEENRKYEKEKEVETLLEDMREEADQMAFQEFAFMSEELCADLENDYKFDLHRQQFEHTRQYINDGEKLLAELKSLDRQKDEMIQKREKQIRELDALQRKISEFENMLIQVENEWKEALYQWNENNVELKLEKELLRELSTFADTYEENSDYAVVRQKAADQWIKKQSKIETQINSILLEQETAKTELDEAKTELSEWENQKEPQPQRSEAVIRNRQRLDEAGIPYQEFYKVIEFGSELDEDACNHLEEALLKMGILDAIVVDEQYREQVLTPVKGCEDHYLFAGKTQAEKSLLDVLELNEEVNDIFSNQRLTKILSSIAYGGENEVSVSEDGSYHMGVLAGTVTGEYEAGYLGSKARERHRLAKIEECKNLILVLEEKIAGLERERNNLSERKDRLKSEYGALPGDTDLREAMKLLLAEEQKYELLRSENEKTGEQLTAFLEEIKEKKKGAIEIAEKLYLNCTYETFQSAKSAAEEYDKNLVELKSAHEMILRSAAYLRERKVHLEDLDLDMDQIRYDIRETEKQISSKQEERTSILEQLALTDYEAVKDRLDACISWLNAFPKEFQKRVTEKTQKTDEAKLIEANRISNADTIKVYEKKVEFYRKCYEQERGLFYVAVPEEITDDAGHIYDYLLTDIKDMEKNSIIADLNRVYFENRGFLTDYQLTQNELFAESDESEKIDDYTPKRLDITARYQGTKVTFASLLTHLDEDISELENLIKDGDRELFEDILANTVSRKIRGKINASNLWVQKMNTLMNGMDTSSGLKLSLRWRSKTAEKEDQLDTRELVELLKKDYRLMSEEEAARLSAHFRSKVDEARRNARDSAGMISFYQIMKETLDYRKWFEFQLFSQKSGERQKELTNSVFGTFSGGEKAMSMYVPLFSAVVAKYQGGRADAPRLISLDEAFAGVDNRNIRDMFRLMTQFEFDFIINSQVLWGDCDTLDALAIYQLIRPENAKFVTVMPYLWNGHSKELLDDEEKVEQRGIEIEQFDRA; encoded by the coding sequence ATGAACAGTAGATGGCAGGCAAATAAAATTGGGCTGATCAATTTCTGGTATTATGATGAACAGGAATTTCCTTTTGTAAAGGGGCGGATGCTTCTCCGTGGTTCAAACGGTTCCGGAAAATCGGTAACGATGCAGAGTGTTGTGCCGTTACTATTAGACGGAAATATGAGTCCGGAGAGACTTGATCCGTTTGGTTCAAGGGATCGTAAAATGAGCAGTTATCTTCTCGAGGAAAATGATGGAAGGGAAGAGAGAACGGGTTATCTTTATCTTGAGTTCAAAAGAAAAGACAGTGAAACATATCTGACGATCGGAATGGGGATCCGCGCAAAGCGAAATAAACCGCTCGATAAATGGTATTTCAGTCTGACAGATGGAAGACGCATCGGCAAAGACTTTTTCTTATACAAAGATATGGGTGAGAAAGTGACCCTTTCCAAAAAAGAACTGGAAAACAGGGTGGCAGAAGGCGGAAGAGTATTTGATCGTCAGGCAGATTACATGGATTATGTCAACAGACAGATATTTGGATTTGAGACTGCAGATGAATATAAGGAAATGGTAGATCTGCTGATCCAGCTTCGAACCCCAAAGCTGTCAAAGGATTTCAAACCGTCTGTGATCAATGATATATTGAGTGATTCTCTCCAGCCGCTTTCGGATGAGGATCTGCGTCCGATGTCAGAAGCCATTGAAAATATGGACATGATGAATATGAATTTAAAGGGGCGCAGGGAGGCGAGAGGGGCTGCTGAAAAGATCAATGCGGTTTTCCAGAAATATAATAAACTTCTGCTCTGTGAAAAAGCGGACAGATATGAGCGTACAAAGCAGAGATTACAAAAAGCGGCAGCAGAACAAAAGGCATATGAGGATAAATATGCAGAATGTAACCGGAAGATTGAGGAACTTGAAACAGAGATTCTGCAGATGAATCAGAAGAAGGAAACTTTAGAAAAAGAAAAGGAGTCCCTCAATAAAAGTGATGCAGTTGCGCTAAAGGGCAGAGAGGCACAGCTCACCAAAGAACTTGAGGCTCATGATAAAATCCTTGCGGATAAAAAGTCATTTCTGGCTGCAAAGGAAGCACAGTACAGAGATGTCACAAACCAGATCAAAGAGGAAGAAAACAGAAAGTATGAAAAAGAAAAAGAAGTAGAGACTCTGTTAGAAGATATGCGTGAGGAAGCAGACCAGATGGCATTCCAGGAATTTGCATTTATGAGTGAGGAACTGTGTGCTGATCTGGAAAATGATTATAAATTTGATCTTCACAGGCAGCAGTTTGAACATACACGTCAATATATCAATGATGGAGAAAAATTGCTCGCAGAACTTAAAAGTCTTGACCGGCAGAAGGATGAAATGATCCAGAAAAGGGAGAAGCAGATCCGGGAATTAGACGCACTCCAGCGAAAAATATCGGAATTTGAAAACATGCTGATCCAGGTAGAAAATGAGTGGAAAGAAGCACTTTATCAATGGAATGAAAACAATGTGGAACTGAAATTGGAAAAGGAACTATTGAGGGAGCTCAGTACATTCGCAGATACGTATGAGGAAAATTCTGACTACGCGGTGGTACGCCAGAAGGCTGCAGATCAATGGATTAAAAAGCAGTCTAAAATAGAAACGCAGATCAATTCCATTCTTCTGGAGCAGGAAACAGCAAAAACAGAACTCGATGAAGCAAAAACAGAGCTGAGTGAGTGGGAAAATCAGAAAGAACCACAGCCACAGAGATCAGAAGCTGTGATAAGAAACCGCCAGAGACTGGATGAAGCAGGGATTCCATATCAGGAATTTTATAAAGTGATAGAATTTGGATCGGAGCTGGATGAAGATGCCTGTAACCATTTAGAAGAAGCCCTGCTAAAAATGGGAATACTCGATGCAATTGTGGTGGATGAGCAATACAGGGAACAGGTTCTTACACCGGTAAAAGGGTGCGAAGACCATTATCTTTTTGCAGGAAAAACGCAGGCAGAAAAGAGTCTGTTGGACGTACTGGAACTAAACGAGGAAGTCAATGATATTTTTTCAAACCAGAGACTGACAAAAATCCTTTCAAGTATCGCTTATGGCGGTGAGAATGAAGTGTCAGTTTCTGAGGATGGTTCCTATCATATGGGTGTTCTGGCTGGAACAGTTACCGGGGAATATGAAGCAGGGTATCTGGGCAGTAAAGCGAGGGAAAGACACAGGCTTGCAAAAATAGAAGAATGTAAAAATCTGATATTGGTGTTAGAGGAAAAGATTGCAGGTTTAGAGAGAGAACGAAACAATTTATCAGAACGGAAGGACCGGCTGAAATCAGAATATGGTGCGCTTCCGGGCGATACGGATCTGAGGGAGGCAATGAAGCTGCTCTTAGCGGAAGAACAAAAGTATGAATTGCTGCGGAGTGAAAATGAAAAGACGGGGGAGCAGCTGACAGCCTTTCTGGAAGAAATAAAGGAAAAGAAAAAGGGTGCGATTGAGATCGCTGAAAAATTGTATCTCAACTGTACTTATGAGACGTTCCAGAGTGCAAAAAGTGCAGCGGAGGAATATGACAAAAATCTGGTAGAGTTAAAGTCGGCACATGAAATGATTTTAAGAAGCGCGGCATACTTAAGGGAGCGCAAAGTTCATTTAGAAGATTTAGATCTTGATATGGATCAGATCAGATATGACATAAGGGAGACCGAAAAGCAGATCAGTTCAAAACAGGAAGAAAGAACATCCATTCTGGAACAGCTTGCCCTGACAGATTATGAAGCGGTCAAAGACAGGTTAGATGCCTGCATTTCGTGGCTGAATGCATTTCCGAAAGAGTTTCAGAAACGTGTGACCGAAAAGACACAAAAGACGGATGAAGCAAAGCTGATCGAAGCGAATCGTATCAGCAATGCGGATACGATAAAGGTATATGAAAAGAAAGTGGAATTTTACCGGAAATGTTATGAACAGGAGCGGGGACTTTTTTATGTGGCTGTACCAGAAGAGATTACGGATGATGCAGGGCATATTTATGATTATCTGCTGACAGATATCAAAGATATGGAAAAAAACAGTATTATCGCTGACCTCAACAGGGTATATTTTGAAAACAGAGGTTTTCTGACCGATTATCAGCTTACGCAGAATGAATTATTTGCAGAATCAGATGAGAGTGAAAAAATAGATGATTATACCCCAAAGCGGCTTGATATCACAGCAAGATATCAGGGGACGAAGGTAACGTTTGCAAGTCTGCTGACACATCTTGATGAAGACATCAGTGAGCTTGAAAACCTGATCAAAGACGGAGACCGGGAATTATTCGAAGATATTCTGGCCAATACTGTGAGCCGCAAGATCCGGGGAAAGATCAATGCGTCGAATCTGTGGGTGCAGAAAATGAATACGCTGATGAATGGCATGGATACGTCAAGCGGTCTGAAACTGAGTCTCAGATGGAGGAGTAAGACAGCCGAAAAAGAGGATCAGCTTGACACCAGGGAACTGGTAGAACTGTTAAAGAAAGATTACCGTCTGATGAGTGAAGAAGAGGCGGCAAGACTTTCTGCACATTTCAGGTCAAAGGTCGACGAGGCGAGACGCAATGCGCGTGACAGTGCCGGAATGATCTCCTTTTATCAGATCATGAAAGAAACACTTGATTATAGAAAATGGTTTGAATTTCAGTTGTTCTCCCAAAAAAGCGGAGAGCGCCAGAAGGAACTGACCAATAGTGTATTTGGTACGTTCAGTGGAGGAGAAAAAGCAATGTCCATGTATGTACCGCTCTTTTCTGCTGTCGTTGCAAAATATCAGGGCGGCAGGGCGGATGCGCCGAGACTGATCTCGTTAGATGAGGCATTTGCCGGTGTCGACAACCGGAATATCAGAGACATGTTCCGCCTGATGACACAGTTTGAATTTGATTTTATTATCAATTCACAGGTATTGTGGGGAGACTGTGATACGCTGGATGCGCTGGCAATTTATCAGCTGATCCGCCCGGAAAACGCGAAATTTGTTACCGTAATGCCTTATTTATGGAACGGACACAGTAAAGAACTGTTAGATGATGAAGAAAAAGTAGAACAAAGAGGGATAGAGATTGAACAATTTGACAGGGCATGA
- a CDS encoding TIGR02679 domain-containing protein, protein MNNLTGHEKLKRDCVAYFRQNEIWQRIFTGFREKYSSYGRFSGKVTVKNISGDGLDTLEGFFCQNFHGKKSITVSAEKFRKALSCSKYGTVTPEEVLAEYFGKALIGKAEEKAFKENQIREIKKEFLENFKGTPAFLEFDTFENILKSSDKENLKEWKRLLWLCANLYNALPYRTQKSVYLAVFAAAVTGNPHAFDQGTAEGKILYQVIQMDLGQRGIQVETLEMFPAYKRQKSYLLAGILIDDISNYALLYNVHAIKKNGELHRGMDGFCQEKNMVQVPLTVLSEWERIECVDHEIFIVENPSVFALICGEKSCMCMNGQPRLAGLLVLELLAKSGTKVYYSGDLDPEGILIAQKLSQYYRGTFCYWHMTPFDYEQCRSKEIISEKRKKMLQKITDERLLPVVDAVTKYGMAGYQESIGLNQISI, encoded by the coding sequence TTGAACAATTTGACAGGGCATGAAAAGTTAAAACGTGACTGCGTGGCATATTTCAGGCAAAATGAGATCTGGCAGCGCATCTTTACAGGTTTTCGTGAGAAATACAGTTCCTACGGCAGATTTTCGGGTAAAGTGACTGTAAAGAATATATCCGGGGACGGACTTGACACGTTAGAAGGATTCTTCTGCCAGAATTTTCATGGCAAAAAAAGTATTACGGTTTCTGCTGAAAAATTCCGAAAAGCACTTTCCTGCAGCAAATATGGGACGGTCACACCGGAAGAAGTGCTGGCAGAGTATTTTGGAAAAGCGCTGATTGGAAAGGCAGAGGAAAAGGCATTTAAAGAAAATCAGATACGGGAGATAAAAAAGGAGTTCCTTGAAAATTTCAAAGGGACTCCTGCCTTTTTGGAGTTTGATACATTCGAAAATATTTTAAAAAGCAGCGACAAAGAGAACTTAAAAGAGTGGAAACGCCTTCTCTGGCTGTGTGCGAACCTATATAACGCTTTGCCGTACCGCACACAAAAGAGCGTGTACCTCGCGGTATTTGCCGCTGCTGTAACCGGAAATCCGCATGCATTTGACCAGGGCACGGCAGAGGGAAAGATCCTTTATCAGGTCATACAAATGGATTTAGGACAGAGGGGCATACAGGTGGAAACTTTAGAAATGTTTCCTGCATATAAGAGACAGAAAAGCTATCTTCTTGCCGGGATATTAATCGATGATATTTCCAATTATGCATTGCTTTATAACGTGCATGCGATCAAAAAGAACGGAGAATTACACAGAGGGATGGACGGATTCTGTCAGGAAAAAAATATGGTGCAGGTGCCGCTTACAGTACTTTCTGAATGGGAGCGTATCGAGTGTGTGGATCATGAGATCTTTATCGTGGAAAACCCGTCTGTTTTTGCCCTGATCTGTGGAGAAAAGTCGTGCATGTGCATGAATGGGCAGCCAAGACTGGCAGGGCTTTTGGTGTTAGAACTGCTTGCAAAGTCAGGAACTAAGGTATATTATTCCGGCGATCTCGATCCGGAGGGGATACTGATCGCACAAAAATTATCGCAGTACTATCGGGGAACATTCTGCTATTGGCATATGACGCCTTTCGATTATGAGCAGTGCAGATCGAAAGAAATAATTTCTGAAAAGAGAAAGAAAATGCTGCAAAAGATTACAGATGAAAGGCTGCTCCCTGTCGTGGATGCGGTAACAAAATATGGGATGGCGGGCTATCAGGAAAGTATCGGATTGAATCAGATTTCCATTTGA
- a CDS encoding methyl-accepting chemotaxis protein, giving the protein MKEGKSQKNFKISIRAKILTGMIACVLIVTNLIGWFFIVQAKDTLLEQCKNNARNSAKIAAERIDGDILGQIKAGDEKTENYKEILSQLQDFLCGDDIKYIYTMRMNGDRLEFIGDADTEEGAAIGEEYEIYDEIAEAFDGNATVDSEMTSDEWGDFYSAFAPVYNSSGEIAGIVGVDCSATDIRLQENIFIKEFVIIELAGLVIAAALSLIISGVLSRNVSVIAEKMSELAKKEGDLTQKINVRSTDEVGNIADSLNIFLENLREIIQNISASEKKLLSNSEHVNNIVTSSANEVSKVNATMNAMEGRVLEMSDMVHKIAENAQSNKEMMSSVIHETKSQAEYIGEVGQKAEKLEEDAVSARECMQNTIVRIGKTLEDKIEESKEVERIQQLTNQILNVADQTNLLALNASIEAARAGESGKGFAVVANEISSLAEESSKTAGEIQKINTFIVDIVDKLAESSFELLNYVKTNVISDYDVLVHTGEEYASDAHNFKNQMEKFGGCIDELQQSMERIHYYVNDIMDGFDKQKEEVVKNSGYMTQIDEEFKKIVDAVLNNKEIVDELETIISQFKI; this is encoded by the coding sequence ATGAAAGAAGGTAAATCACAGAAAAATTTTAAAATCAGCATACGTGCAAAAATTTTGACCGGAATGATAGCATGTGTTTTGATTGTGACGAATCTGATCGGCTGGTTTTTTATCGTACAGGCGAAAGATACATTGTTAGAACAGTGTAAGAACAATGCCAGAAATTCAGCTAAAATTGCCGCGGAAAGAATCGATGGTGATATTTTAGGACAAATTAAAGCCGGAGATGAGAAAACAGAAAATTATAAAGAAATATTATCGCAACTGCAGGATTTCTTGTGTGGAGATGATATCAAATACATATATACAATGCGGATGAATGGTGACAGGCTGGAATTTATTGGTGACGCTGATACCGAAGAAGGGGCTGCGATTGGCGAAGAATATGAGATTTATGATGAAATAGCAGAGGCATTTGACGGAAATGCCACAGTTGATAGTGAAATGACATCCGATGAGTGGGGAGATTTTTATAGTGCATTTGCTCCGGTTTACAATAGTTCCGGTGAAATTGCAGGAATTGTAGGAGTGGATTGTTCTGCAACTGATATCAGACTTCAGGAAAACATATTTATAAAAGAATTTGTAATCATTGAACTTGCAGGATTGGTGATAGCAGCAGCACTTTCGCTTATTATCAGTGGTGTTTTGTCAAGAAATGTAAGTGTGATAGCGGAGAAAATGAGTGAGCTTGCAAAGAAAGAGGGGGATCTTACACAAAAGATAAATGTAAGATCGACAGATGAGGTTGGAAATATTGCAGACAGTTTAAATATCTTTCTGGAGAACTTGCGTGAGATCATTCAAAATATCAGTGCAAGTGAAAAGAAACTTTTAAGTAATTCAGAGCATGTAAATAATATTGTAACTTCGTCTGCAAATGAAGTGTCGAAAGTAAATGCTACCATGAACGCTATGGAAGGCAGGGTTCTTGAAATGAGCGACATGGTGCATAAGATTGCTGAAAATGCACAGAGCAATAAGGAAATGATGTCATCCGTCATACATGAGACAAAATCGCAGGCAGAGTACATTGGTGAGGTTGGACAAAAAGCGGAAAAGTTAGAAGAAGATGCCGTATCTGCCAGAGAATGTATGCAGAATACGATTGTGAGAATTGGAAAGACGCTTGAAGATAAAATTGAAGAATCGAAGGAAGTAGAGCGGATACAACAGCTTACAAACCAGATTCTGAATGTTGCAGACCAGACAAACCTTCTTGCGCTGAATGCAAGCATTGAGGCCGCAAGAGCGGGAGAAAGTGGCAAAGGGTTTGCAGTTGTGGCAAACGAGATATCCAGTCTTGCAGAGGAATCATCAAAGACTGCAGGGGAAATTCAGAAAATTAATACGTTTATCGTGGATATCGTAGATAAACTGGCGGAATCTTCTTTTGAATTGTTAAACTATGTGAAAACAAATGTTATTTCAGATTATGATGTTCTTGTACATACAGGCGAGGAATATGCAAGCGATGCACATAATTTTAAAAATCAGATGGAGAAGTTTGGTGGCTGTATAGATGAACTGCAGCAGAGTATGGAACGTATTCATTATTATGTAAATGACATTATGGATGGGTTTGATAAACAGAAGGAAGAAGTGGTGAAAAATTCCGGATATATGACACAGATCGATGAAGAGTTTAAGAAAATTGTGGATGCGGTTTTGAACAATAAAGAAATTGTGGATGAACTTGAAACGATCATCAGTCAGTTTAAAATTTAA
- a CDS encoding MYG1 family protein, producing the protein MNNTLLQQITRKDAKAFTHSGKFHADDVFSSALLLYLNPEITITRGSKVPEDYDGIVFDIGRGEYDHHQKDSRIRENGVPYAAFGLLWEQLGAGILGEELAQTFDEAFVQPLDNNDNTGEKNELATLIGNFNPTWDAAGSSDDAFFKAVGVAGMILENKFERYLGNERADKRIEEVLEAQQKALEAGEKPEDEAKILVLPEFIPCQKRLSETDIAFVIFPSNRGGYCIQPQKREYSMNYKCSFPEKWLGLENEELVQATGLFSAGFCHKGGFLMTAGTLEDAVAACKISLSCFKEEPVIVNFGGGKEADELLQQLPGMEHARISHCALPDVPELEVQGIYGEVIMEKQQWKSRIKDQVKQILKEKPEAVYVEGDVFLTYPVVHQLRKKHIPVLTRVERDGEHYIVRIPSGS; encoded by the coding sequence ATGAACAACACATTATTACAACAGATCACCAGAAAAGACGCGAAAGCATTTACCCACAGCGGCAAGTTTCACGCGGACGACGTCTTTTCCTCAGCATTACTGCTCTATTTAAACCCGGAAATTACGATCACGCGCGGCAGCAAAGTTCCCGAAGATTATGACGGGATCGTATTTGACATTGGACGCGGAGAGTATGATCATCATCAGAAAGACAGCAGGATCCGTGAAAACGGAGTGCCGTATGCGGCGTTTGGACTGCTCTGGGAGCAGCTTGGTGCCGGAATCTTAGGAGAGGAACTCGCACAGACTTTTGATGAGGCATTTGTTCAGCCGCTTGATAACAACGACAATACCGGGGAGAAAAATGAACTTGCAACATTGATTGGAAATTTCAATCCGACATGGGATGCAGCGGGCAGCAGTGATGACGCATTTTTCAAGGCAGTCGGTGTAGCCGGAATGATTTTGGAAAATAAATTTGAACGCTATCTTGGAAATGAGCGGGCAGATAAACGGATCGAGGAAGTTTTAGAGGCACAGCAGAAGGCACTTGAGGCAGGAGAAAAACCGGAAGATGAGGCGAAAATACTGGTTCTGCCGGAATTTATCCCGTGTCAGAAAAGGCTCTCAGAAACCGATATCGCGTTTGTGATTTTCCCATCCAACCGCGGCGGTTACTGTATCCAGCCACAGAAAAGAGAATACTCCATGAATTACAAGTGCAGCTTCCCGGAAAAATGGCTTGGATTAGAAAATGAGGAGCTGGTGCAGGCAACAGGACTTTTCAGTGCAGGCTTCTGCCACAAGGGAGGTTTTCTGATGACGGCTGGCACATTAGAAGATGCCGTGGCGGCATGTAAGATCAGTTTGTCCTGCTTTAAGGAGGAGCCGGTGATCGTAAATTTTGGCGGTGGAAAAGAAGCGGATGAACTCTTACAGCAGCTGCCAGGAATGGAGCATGCGCGCATTTCACACTGCGCGCTGCCGGATGTCCCGGAACTTGAGGTGCAGGGAATTTACGGAGAAGTTATCATGGAAAAGCAACAGTGGAAGAGCCGGATCAAAGACCAGGTGAAACAGATTTTAAAGGAAAAACCGGAAGCTGTTTATGTGGAAGGCGATGTTTTTTTGACCTATCCGGTTGTGCATCAGCTTCGTAAAAAACATATTCCGGTCTTAACACGGGTGGAACGGGATGGAGAGCATTATATCGTGCGCATCCCGTCCGGGTCGTAA
- a CDS encoding MATE family efflux transporter has product MCNGTIMDKLISFAFPLMLSGILQLMFNAVDIIVVGRFSGSQALAAVGSTTALINVFVNLFIGISLGANVLAARFYAAGREEEMSQTVHTAITLALISGVVMAFVGVLFAKGALELMGTPDDVISQSTLYMRIYFMGMPFFMLYNYGAAILRAVGDTKRPLFFLIISGCINAGLNLILVIGFHLDVAGVAIATIISQCVSCILVLRCLCRTQSSYQLHFSKLCIKEVYLKQIFQVGIPAGIQSTVINFSNALLQSSVNSFGATAMAGYTAANNLLGFLYVSVNSITQACMSFTSQNFSVGKYKRMDRVLMDCLILSVSVAAVLGCSAYFFGAQILTIYTKEPDVIACGLEILSITTVPYFLCGIMDLFPGALRGMGYSSVPMILSVIGTVGMRILWIFVFFPLHRSLYFLFISYPASWLATIIMQVICYYFVRKKCLSAVKNPDLEKIRQ; this is encoded by the coding sequence ATGTGTAACGGCACTATCATGGATAAATTAATTTCCTTTGCATTCCCTCTGATGCTTTCGGGAATTTTACAATTAATGTTTAATGCAGTCGACATCATCGTCGTGGGACGATTCAGCGGCAGTCAGGCGCTTGCAGCGGTCGGTTCGACAACGGCACTGATCAATGTATTTGTGAATTTGTTTATCGGAATTTCACTTGGAGCGAATGTGCTTGCGGCAAGATTTTATGCCGCAGGACGGGAGGAAGAAATGTCACAGACCGTACATACTGCGATCACGTTAGCACTGATCAGCGGTGTTGTGATGGCATTTGTTGGTGTATTGTTTGCGAAGGGGGCATTGGAACTGATGGGCACACCGGATGACGTGATCAGTCAGTCGACCTTATATATGCGGATCTATTTTATGGGGATGCCATTTTTTATGCTCTATAATTACGGTGCAGCGATACTCCGTGCCGTCGGGGACACCAAAAGACCGCTTTTCTTCCTTATCATTTCAGGCTGTATCAATGCGGGATTAAACCTGATCCTGGTGATTGGATTCCATCTGGATGTTGCCGGGGTTGCAATCGCAACGATCATTTCCCAGTGTGTGTCCTGTATTCTGGTTTTACGATGCCTTTGCAGGACGCAGAGCAGTTATCAGCTTCATTTTTCAAAGCTGTGTATCAAAGAAGTTTATCTGAAACAGATTTTTCAGGTTGGGATTCCGGCAGGAATTCAGAGTACAGTGATCAACTTTTCGAACGCACTGTTACAGTCGTCCGTCAACTCTTTTGGTGCGACGGCGATGGCGGGGTATACGGCAGCCAATAACCTGCTTGGCTTTTTGTATGTTTCAGTCAATTCCATCACACAGGCCTGCATGAGTTTTACGAGTCAGAATTTTAGTGTGGGAAAATATAAGAGAATGGACCGAGTTCTTATGGATTGTCTGATTTTGTCTGTGAGTGTTGCTGCTGTGCTTGGATGCAGCGCATATTTCTTTGGGGCACAGATACTGACGATCTATACCAAAGAACCGGATGTGATTGCATGTGGATTGGAAATACTTTCCATCACAACCGTGCCGTATTTCCTGTGCGGCATCATGGATCTTTTCCCAGGCGCACTGCGTGGTATGGGGTATTCCTCTGTTCCTATGATACTGTCTGTGATCGGCACGGTCGGGATGCGTATTTTATGGATCTTTGTATTTTTCCCGCTTCACAGATCCCTGTATTTTCTGTTTATCTCGTATCCGGCGTCCTGGCTGGCTACGATCATAATGCAGGTGATCTGCTATTATTTTGTGCGGAAAAAATGCTTATCGGCTGTGAAGAATCCAGATTTGGAAAAAATACGTCAGTGA
- a CDS encoding histidine phosphatase family protein: MKLYIIRHGETSWNKQKKLQGQRDIMLNDAGIRLAELTGEGMKDIDFDLVISSPLIRAKQTAELVMAGRHLPMITDRRIIELSFGDWEGECVRDSKVLPPDFIDKFYNDPYHCMRAPGGESFQDVLKRTEDFYQSLVQNKAYENATIFISTHGAAGRCFLANFYDDKEDIWRGGIPKNCSVCIVEVKDGVGTVLEKDKIFYDEAE; the protein is encoded by the coding sequence ATGAAATTATACATAATCAGGCACGGTGAAACATCGTGGAACAAACAGAAAAAACTGCAGGGACAGCGTGATATCATGTTAAATGATGCGGGCATCCGTCTTGCAGAATTAACCGGTGAAGGCATGAAAGACATAGATTTTGATCTTGTCATTTCAAGTCCCCTGATCCGCGCAAAACAGACGGCAGAGCTTGTGATGGCGGGAAGACATCTTCCTATGATCACAGACAGACGTATCATAGAACTTTCTTTTGGCGACTGGGAGGGAGAATGTGTGAGAGACAGCAAAGTCCTTCCACCGGATTTTATTGATAAGTTTTACAATGATCCGTATCACTGCATGAGGGCTCCGGGCGGGGAAAGTTTTCAGGATGTTTTAAAACGGACCGAAGATTTTTATCAGTCGCTGGTACAGAACAAGGCATATGAAAATGCTACGATCTTCATATCGACACACGGGGCAGCCGGACGCTGTTTTCTGGCAAATTTTTATGATGATAAAGAAGATATCTGGCGCGGGGGAATCCCGAAAAACTGTTCTGTCTGCATTGTTGAGGTGAAGGATGGTGTCGGAACAGTGTTAGAAAAAGACAAAATTTTTTATGATGAAGCGGAATAG